One segment of Carya illinoinensis cultivar Pawnee chromosome 13, C.illinoinensisPawnee_v1, whole genome shotgun sequence DNA contains the following:
- the LOC122291644 gene encoding uncharacterized protein LOC122291644 isoform X4, producing MEKEAKSQRGLTNNSAAEDFGLQWGNRKRLRCVKVKDQSLANISDCLGKKKITSRVDRRVVGTAEKDSVSPLAHRLNKNSDSPMNHRKAMVSSPEKEDRYYTTRGSLGLDENGKVLMDHAKEDRGHVWPKLFITLSSKEKEDDFLAMKGCKLPQRPKKRAKLIQKSLLLVSPGAWLSDLCQERYEVREKKASKKKPRGLKAMGSMESDSE from the exons ATGGAAAAGGAAGCCAAGAGTCAAAGAGGGCTTACCAACAATAGCGCTGCAGAGGACTTTGGGTTGCAATGGGGGAACCGAAAGAGGCTTAGATGTGTAAAAGTCAAAGACCAAAGCTTAGCCAACATATCGGACTGTTTagggaagaagaaaatcacGTCTCGTGTCGACCGCCGCGTGGTTGGCACTGCAGAGAAAGATTCGGTTTCTCCGCTGGCCCATCGACTCAACAA GAACTCCGACTCGCCAATGAATCATCGGAAGGCAATGGTTTCATCACCAGAGAAGGAAGATCGATATTACACAACAAGAGGTTCTTTGGGTTTGGATGAAAATGGGAAGGTTCTGATGGATCATGCAAAGGAGGACAGAGGGCATGTTTGGCCAAAGCTGTTTATCACATTGTCTAGCAAGGAAAAGGAGGATGATTTTTTGGCTATGAAAGGCTGCAAGCTTCCTCAGAGACCCAAAAAGAGGGCTAAGTTGATACAAAAAAGCTTACTT TTGGTCAGTCCAGGTGCATGGTTATCGGATCTGTGCCAAGAGAGATATGAAGTGAGGGAGAAAAAGGCTTCAAAGAAG AAACCCAGAGGATTGAAGGCTATGGGAAGCATGGAAAGTGATTCAGAATGA
- the LOC122291644 gene encoding uncharacterized protein LOC122291644 isoform X3: MLADLLEFVKFCCRGMEKEAKSQRGLTNNSAAEDFGLQWGNRKRLRCVKVKDQSLANISDCLGKKKITSRVDRRVVGTAEKDSVSPLAHRLNKNSDSPMNHRKAMVSSPEKEDRYYTTRGSLGLDENGKVLMDHAKEDRGHVWPKLFITLSSKEKEDDFLAMKGCKLPQRPKKRAKLIQKSLLLVSPGAWLSDLCQERYEVREKKASKKKPRGLKAMGSMESDSE, translated from the exons ATGTTAGCTGATTTGCTGGAATTTGTGAAGTTTTGCTGCAGAGGGATGGAAAAGGAAGCCAAGAGTCAAAGAGGGCTTACCAACAATAGCGCTGCAGAGGACTTTGGGTTGCAATGGGGGAACCGAAAGAGGCTTAGATGTGTAAAAGTCAAAGACCAAAGCTTAGCCAACATATCGGACTGTTTagggaagaagaaaatcacGTCTCGTGTCGACCGCCGCGTGGTTGGCACTGCAGAGAAAGATTCGGTTTCTCCGCTGGCCCATCGACTCAACAA GAACTCCGACTCGCCAATGAATCATCGGAAGGCAATGGTTTCATCACCAGAGAAGGAAGATCGATATTACACAACAAGAGGTTCTTTGGGTTTGGATGAAAATGGGAAGGTTCTGATGGATCATGCAAAGGAGGACAGAGGGCATGTTTGGCCAAAGCTGTTTATCACATTGTCTAGCAAGGAAAAGGAGGATGATTTTTTGGCTATGAAAGGCTGCAAGCTTCCTCAGAGACCCAAAAAGAGGGCTAAGTTGATACAAAAAAGCTTACTT TTGGTCAGTCCAGGTGCATGGTTATCGGATCTGTGCCAAGAGAGATATGAAGTGAGGGAGAAAAAGGCTTCAAAGAAG AAACCCAGAGGATTGAAGGCTATGGGAAGCATGGAAAGTGATTCAGAATGA
- the LOC122291644 gene encoding uncharacterized protein LOC122291644 isoform X1, with amino-acid sequence MQTKSLSCTLSLSLLAACLVAENKSKAVKRVILNVTDFEFNCIEPIAFFLDLERKLKWMLADLLEFVKFCCRGMEKEAKSQRGLTNNSAAEDFGLQWGNRKRLRCVKVKDQSLANISDCLGKKKITSRVDRRVVGTAEKDSVSPLAHRLNKNSDSPMNHRKAMVSSPEKEDRYYTTRGSLGLDENGKVLMDHAKEDRGHVWPKLFITLSSKEKEDDFLAMKGCKLPQRPKKRAKLIQKSLLLVSPGAWLSDLCQERYEVREKKASKKKPRGLKAMGSMESDSE; translated from the exons ATGCAAACGAAGTCTCTCTcttgtactctctctctctctctgttagcGGCTTGTTTGGTTGCAGAGAACAAATCGAAGGCCGTAAAACGAGTCATTTTAAATGTG ACTGATTTTGAGTTCAATTGCATCGAACCTATCGCGTTCTTCTTAGATCTTGAG AGAAAACTCAAATGGATGTTAGCTGATTTGCTGGAATTTGTGAAGTTTTGCTGCAGAGGGATGGAAAAGGAAGCCAAGAGTCAAAGAGGGCTTACCAACAATAGCGCTGCAGAGGACTTTGGGTTGCAATGGGGGAACCGAAAGAGGCTTAGATGTGTAAAAGTCAAAGACCAAAGCTTAGCCAACATATCGGACTGTTTagggaagaagaaaatcacGTCTCGTGTCGACCGCCGCGTGGTTGGCACTGCAGAGAAAGATTCGGTTTCTCCGCTGGCCCATCGACTCAACAA GAACTCCGACTCGCCAATGAATCATCGGAAGGCAATGGTTTCATCACCAGAGAAGGAAGATCGATATTACACAACAAGAGGTTCTTTGGGTTTGGATGAAAATGGGAAGGTTCTGATGGATCATGCAAAGGAGGACAGAGGGCATGTTTGGCCAAAGCTGTTTATCACATTGTCTAGCAAGGAAAAGGAGGATGATTTTTTGGCTATGAAAGGCTGCAAGCTTCCTCAGAGACCCAAAAAGAGGGCTAAGTTGATACAAAAAAGCTTACTT TTGGTCAGTCCAGGTGCATGGTTATCGGATCTGTGCCAAGAGAGATATGAAGTGAGGGAGAAAAAGGCTTCAAAGAAG AAACCCAGAGGATTGAAGGCTATGGGAAGCATGGAAAGTGATTCAGAATGA
- the LOC122291643 gene encoding calpain-type cysteine protease DEK1 — translation MEGDEHRVLVACVISGTLFTVLGSASFSILWAVNWRPWRIYSWIFARKWPDVLRGLHLHLLCGFLNFSAWMVVVSPVLVLVAWGCWLIVILGRDIIGLAVIMAGTALLLAFYSIMLWWRTQWQSSKAVAILLLLAVALLCAYELCAVYVTTGSRASERYSPSGFFFGVSAIALAINMLFICRMVFNGNGLDVDEYVRRAYKFAYSDCIEVGPVACLPEPPDPNELYPRQSSRASHLGVLYLGSLIVLLVYSILYGVTAKDAHWLGAITSAAVIILDWNMGACLYGFKLLSSRVVALFVAGTSRVFLICFGVHYWYLGHCVSYAVVASVLLGAAVSRHLSVTNPLAARRDALQSTVIRLREGFRRKEHNSSSSSSEGCGSSMKRSSSVEVGHLGNVIEASRAQCTVDGANWNNVVLCRTASSQEGINSDKSIDSGRPSLAFRSSSCRSVVQDPEVGTSFVDKNIEPTSSLMVCSSSGLESQGCESSASNSANQQMLDLNLSLAFQERLNDPRITSLLKKRARQGDLELTSLLQDKGLDPNFAMMLKEKSLDPTILALLQRSSLDADRDHRDNTDITIIDSNSVDNAMPNQISLSEELRLHGLEKWLQLVRLILHHVAGTPERAWVLFSFVFIVETIIVAIFRPKTIKIINASHQQFEFGFAVLLLSPVVCSVMAFLRSLQAEEMAMTSKPRKYGFIAWLLSTCVGLLLSFLSKSSVLLGLSLTVPLMIACLSVAYPIWIRSGYQFWVPRVQCAGNTGNHHMPGTKEGVVLVICISVFAGSVLALGAIVSAKPLDDLKYKGWTGEQKGLGSPYASSVYLGWAMASAIALVVTGVLPIISWFATYRFSLSSAICVGIFSVVLVAFCGASYLEVVKSRDDQVPTKTDFLAAFLPLVCIPAILSLCSGLHKWKDDDWSLSRGVYVFVSFGLLLLLGAISAVIVVIKPWTIGVAFLLVLLMIVLAIGAIHHWASNNFYLTRTQTFFVCFLAFLLALAAFLVGWFEDKPFVGASVGYFSFLFLLAGRALTVLLSPPIVVYSPRVLPVYVYDAHADCGKNVSAAFLVLYAIALATEGWGVVASLKIYPPFVGAAVSAITLVVAFGFAVSRPCLTLKMMEDGVHFLSKDTVVQAIARSATKTRNALSGTYSAPQRSASSAALLVGDPTIMLDRAGNFVLPRADVVKLRDRLRNEELVVGSFLCRLRYRRMFHREPANDVDHRREMCAHARILALEEAIDTEWVYMWDKFGGYLLLLLGLTAKAERVQDEVRLRLFLDSIGFSDLSAKKIKKWMPEDRRQFEIIQESYIREKEIEEEILMQRREEEGRGKERRKALLEKEERKWKEIEATLISSIPNAGSREAAAMAAAVRAVGGDAVLDDSFARERVSNIARRIRSAQLARRALQTGVAGAVCILDDEPTTSGRNCGQIDPSVCQSQKVSFSIAVMIQPESGPVCLLGTEFQKKVCWEILVAGSEQGIEAGQVGIRVITKGDRQTTVAREWSISATSIADGRWHIVTMTIDADLGEATCFLDGGFDGYQTGLPLCLGNSIWEQGTDVWVGVRPPIDMDAFGRSDSEGVESKMHIMDVFLWGRCLTEDEIASLYVAIGSAEFSAIDFVEDNWQWADSPSRIDGWDSDPADVDLYDRDDVDWDGQYSSGRKRRPERDGVVIDVDSFARRFRKPRMETQEEINQRMLSVELAVKEALCARGEKYFTDQEFPPSDQSLFVDPKNPPAKLQVVSKWMRPGEIVRESRLDSDPCLFSGAANPSDVCQGRLGDCWFLSAVAVLTEVSQISEVIITPEYNEEGIYTVRFCIQGEWVPVVVDDWIPCEAPGKPAFATSRKGNELWVSILEKAYAKLHGSFEALEGGLVQDALVDLTGGAGEEIDMRSSQAQIDLASGRLWSQLLRFKQEGFLLGAGSPSGSDVHISSSGIVQGHAYSLLQVREVDGHKLVQIRNPWANEVEWNGPWSDTSPEWTDRMKHKLKHIPQSKDGIFWMSWQDFQIHFRSIYICRVYPPEMRYSVHGQWRGYSAGGCQDYETWHQNPQFRLRATGSDASFPIHVFITLTQGVGFSRTAAGFRNYQSSHDSMMFYIGMRILKTRGRRAAYNIYLHESVGGTDYVNSREISCEMVLDPDPKGYTIVPTTIHPGEEAPFVLSVFTKASITLEAL, via the exons TTGGatttttgcaagaaaatggCCAGATGTCTTGCGAGGGCTGCACCTCCATTTACTTTGCGGTTTCTTGAATTTTTCTGCATGGATGGTTGTTGTTTCTCCAGTTTTGGTGCTCGTTGCATGGGGATGCTGGTTGATTGTTATATTGGGTCGAGATATAATTGGGCTGGCAGTGATAATGGCTGGTACTGCTCTTTTATTGGCATTCTACTCGATCATGCTTTGGTGGAGAACACAATGGCAAAGCTCAA AGGCTGTTGCCATTCTACTTCTTCTGGCTGTTGCCCTACTCTGTGCATACGAGCTTTGTGCTGTTTACGTTACCACTGGTTCAAGGGCATCTGAGCGATATTCACCTTCTGGTTTCTTCTTTGGTGTATCAGCAATTGCCTTAGCAATCAACATGCTCTTTATTTGCAGGATGGTATTTAATG GAAATGGCTTAGATGTGGATGAGTATGTTCGGAGGGCATACAAATTTGCTTATTCTGATTGTATAGAAGTGGGTCCTGTGGCTTGTTTACCCGAACCCCCAGACCCCAATGAATTGTATCCTCGGCAATCGAGTAG GGCTTCACATCTTGGAGTTCTCTACCTTGGCTCACTTATCGTGCTTCTTGTGTATTCcattttatatggtgtgacagCAAAGGACGCACATTGGTTGGGAGCCATTACATCAGCAGCAGTTATCATTCTTG ATTGGAATATGGGTGCATGCCTGTATGGGTTTAAGCTTCTTAGCAGTCGTGTTGTGGCACTATTTGTAGCTGGCACATCTCGGGTTTTTCTCATTTGCTTTGGAGTGCATTACTG GTACTTGGGGCATTGTGTTAGTTATGCAGTTGTAGCATCTGTGCTTTTAGGGGCTGCTGTTTCTCGTCATTTATCAGTTACAAACCCATTAGCTGCAAGGAGGGATGCATTACAGAGCACAGTGATTCGCTTAAGAGAGGGATTTCGTAGAAAGGAACATAACAGCTCATCCAGCTCTTCTGAAGGTTGTGGCTCAAGCATGAAACGTAGCAGTAGTGTTGAAGTGGGTCACCTTGGTAATGTAATTGAAGCAAGTAGGGCTCAATGCACAGTTGATGGTGCTAACTGGAATAATGTTGTCCTGTGTCGAACTGCTAGTTCACAAGAGGGAATAAACAGTGATAAGAGCATAGATAGTGGAAGGCCAAGTTTAGCATTTCGTAGTAGCTCTTGTCGCTCTGTTGTTCAAGACCCTGAAGTAGGGACATCCTTTGTTGATAAAAATATTGAGCCCACTAGCTCCTTGATGGTTTGTTCTAGTAGTGGTCTTGAAAGCCAAGGCTGCGAGTCTAGTGCTTCAAATTCTGCGAATCAACAAATGCTAGATTTGAATTTATCTCTTGCATTCCAAGAAAGGTTGAATGACCCTAGGATCACATCTCTGTTGAAAAAAAGGGCAAGACAAGGCGACCTAGAACTGACAAGTTTATTGCAAGATAAAGGATTGGATCCCAATTTTGCCATGATGTTGAAGGAGAAGAGCTTGGATCCAACCATCCTGGCATTGCTACAAAGGAGTAGTTTAGATGCAGATAGAGATCACCGTGACAACACTGATATCACCATCATTGACTCGAACAGTGTCGACAATGCTATGCCCAATCAAATTTCATTGTCAGAAGAATTGAGGCTTCATGGGCTTGAAAAGTGGCTTCAATTGGTGAGGCTTATATTGCATCACGTAGCTGGTACTCCAGAGCGAGCATGGGTTCTCTTTAGTTTTGTCTTCATCGTTGAAACGATCATTGTGGCAATTTTTCGTCCAAAGACCATTAAAATCATTAATGCATCACACCAACag TTTGAATTCGGCTTTGCGGTGTTGCTGCTTTCTCCAGTTGTCTGTTCAGTCATGGCTTTCCTGCGTTCACTTCAAGCGGAAGAAATGGCCATGACATCAAAACCCCGCAAG TATGGCTTTATAGCTTGGCTGCTCAGCACCTGCGTTGGGCTGTTGCTTTCCTTCTTAAG CAAATCATCAGTACTTCTTGGATTGTCTTTGACTGTTCCACTTATGATCGCTTGCCTTTCTGTTGCCTATCCCATATGGATCCGTAGTGGCTACCAGTTCTGGGTTCCTCGAGTACAATGTGCTGGTAACACTGGAAATCATCATATGCCTGGGACAAAGGAG GGTGTTGTTCTTGTCATTTGTATATCGGTATTTGCTGGATCGGTATTAGCTCTTGGTGCAATAGTATCTGCAAAGCCGTTagatgatttaaaatataaggGATGGACTGGTGAGCAAAAAGGCTTAGGCTCTCCTTATGCATCATCGGTGTACCTTGGCTGGGCAATGGCATCTGCAATTGCCTTGGTAGTTACTGGCGTACTACCAATTATTTCATGGTTTGCAACATATcggttttctctttcttctgcCATCTGTGTTGGGATATTCTCAG TTGTTCTCGTGGCATTTTGCGGTGCATCCTATTTAGAAGTAGTTAAATCTAGGGATGACCAGGTTCCAACAAAGACTGATTTCCTGGCTGCTTTCCTTCCTCTAGTCTGTATTCCAGCTATACTATCACTTTGCTCTGGTTTGCATAAATG GAAAGATGATGATTGGAGTCTTTCTCGTGGTGTATATGTATTTGTTAGCTTTGGTCTTCTCCTCTTGCTTGGTGCAATATCAGCTGTTATTGTTGTTATTAAACCTTGGACT ATCGGTGTAGCATTTCTTTTGGTTCTTCTCATGATTGTACTAGCTATTGGTGCCATCCACCACTGGGcttcaaacaatttttatttgacCAGGACACAAACGTTCTTTGTTTGCTTCCTTGCTTTTCTTTTGGCTTTGGCAGCATTTCTTGTTGGATGGTTTGAAG ATAAACCATTTGTTGGAGCATCTGTTGgttatttttcatttctgttTCTTCTTGCTGGAAGAGCATTGACT GTTCTTCTTTCACCCCCAATTGTAGTCTATTCTCCAAGAGTACTGCCTGTATATGTCTACGATGCTCATGCAGATTGCGGAAAGAATGTCAG TGCCGCCTTTCTCGTACTTTATGCAATTGCTTTGGCAACTGAGGGCTGGGGAGTTGTTGCCAGTTTGAAAATATATCCACCGTTTGTTGGTGCTGCTGTATCAGCGATTACTCTTGTTGTAGCCTTTGGATTTGCCGTCTCTCGTCCATGCCTTACTCTCAAG ATGATGGAAGATGGCGTGCACTTTCTCAGCAAGGATACTGTTGTTCAAGCAATTGCTCGATCTGCAACAAAG ACCAGAAATGCATTATCAGGAACTTATTCGGCTCCACAGAGATCTGCAAGTTCAGCAGCTCTTTTGGTTGGGGATCCTACCATTATGCTTGACCGGGCAGGAAATTTTGTGCTTCCCCGGGCTGATGTCGTGAAACTGAGGGACCGTTTAAGAAATGAAGAATTAGTTGTTGGATCATTCCTCTGTAGACTCAGATATAGAAGAATGTTCCACCGTGAACCTGCCAATGATGTAGATCACAGAAGAGAAATGTGTGCTCATGCACGCATTTTGGCTTTAGAAGAGGCAATTGATACTGAATGGGTGTACATGTGGGATAAATTTGGTGgttatttgcttcttttgcttgGGTTGACTGCTAAGGCAGAGCGAGTGCAG GATGAGGTCCGCTTGAGACTCTTTCTCGATAGCATTGGGTTTTCAGACCTTAGtgccaagaaaattaaaaaatggatGCCAGAAGACCGTAGGCAGTTTGAAATTATTCAGGAGAG TTACATAAGAGAAAAGGAGATAGAAGAAGAAATTTTAATGCAGAGACGTGAAGAAGAGGGAAGAGGTAAAGAAAGAAGGAAGGCTCTCCTGGAGAAGGAAGAACGTAAATGGAAGGAGATAGAAGCTACACTTATTTCCTCAATTCCTAATGCCGGCAGCAGAGAGGCAGCCGCCATGGCAGCTGCAGTGCGTGCAGTTGGAGGTGATGCTGTTCTTGATGATTCTTTTGCACGGGAGAGGGTTTCAAACATTGCACGTAGGATACGCTCAGCTCAGTTAGCACGCCGAGCACTTCAG ACAGGGGTTGCGGGTGCTGTATGCATTCTTGACGATGAACCAACTACAAGTGGCAGAAACTGTGGCCAGATTGATCCCAGTGTTTGTCAAAGTCAAAAGGTGAGTTTTTCCATTGCAGTGATGATCCAACCCGAGTCTGGACCTGTTTGTCTTTTAGGCACCGAATTTCAGAAAAAAGTTTGTTGGGAAATTCTGGTGGCTGGTTCTGAGCAAGGTATTGAGGCTGGACAAGTTGGGATTAGGGTGATAACTAAAGGTGATAGACAAACAACTGTTGCAAGGGAGTGGAGTATTAGTGCTACAAGTATTGCAGATGGAAG GTGGCATATTGTGACAATGACAATTGATGCTGATTTAGGAGAGGCGACTTGCTTTCTGGATGGTGGTTTTGATGGCTACCAGACTGGGTTACCATTATGTCTTGGTAATAGCATTTGGGAGCAGGGAACAGATGTTTGGGTAGGTGTCAGACCGCCTATAGATATGGATGCATTTGGGAGATCAGACAGTGAAGGAGTTGAGTCCAAGATGCATATTATGGATGTTTTCCTTTGGGGAAGGTGTTTAACAGAAGATGAGATCGCTTCTCTTTATGTTGCTATTGGATCAGCTGAGTTCAGTGCCATTGATTTTGTTGAAGATAATTGGCAATGGGCGGATTCACCTTCTAGA attgaTGGGTGGGATAGCGATCCTGCAGATGTAGATCTGTATGATAGGGATGATGTAGATTGGGATGGACAGTATTCAAGTGGAAGAAAAAGGAGGCCGGAACGGGATGGGGTTGTGATCGATGTGGATTCATTTGCCAGGAGGTTTAGAAAACCTAGGATGGAAACTCAAGAAGAAATCAATCAACGGATGCTTTCAGTGGAACTGGCTGTCAAAGAAGCCCTCTGTGCAAGGGGAGAAAAATACTTCACTGATCAAGAATTTCCTCCAAGTGATCAGTCGTTGTTTGTGGATCCCAAAAATCCCCCTGCCAAGTTGCAG GTTGTTTCTAAGTGGATGAGGCCAGGCGAAATTGTAAGGGAGAGCCGTCTGGATTCTGATCCATGCTTGTTTTCTGGTGCAGCAAATCCCTCAGATGTTTGTCAG GGTCGATTGGGCGATTGTTGGTTTTTGAGTGCTGTAGCTGTTTTAACAGAGGTGTCACAAATATCCGAAGTGATTATTACTCCAGAATATAATGAGGAAGGAATCTACACTGTCCGATTCTGTATTCAG GGTGAGTGGGTCCCAGTTGTTGTGGACGATTGGATTCCCTGTGAAGCACCAGGTAAACCAGCATTTGCTACTAGTAGGAAGGGCAATGAGCTCTGGGTCTCTATATTGGAGAAGGCCTATGCGAAACTGCATGGCTCTTTCGAGGCACTAGAAGGTGGGCTTGTTCAGGATGCTCTTGTGGACCTTACTGGAGGTGCCGGTGAGGAAATTGACATGAGGAGTTCCCAGGCCCAGATTGATCTTGCGAGTGGCAGACTTTGGTCTCAATTGTTGCGCTTCAAACAAGAGGGGTTCCTACTTGGTGCAGGGAGTCCTTCGGGTTCAGATGTGCACATTTCTTCCAGTGGCATTGTGCAAGGGCATGCTTACTCTTTATTGCAG GTGAGAGAAGTTGACGGCCACAAGCTTGTTCAGATCAGAAATCCATGGGCTAATGAAGTTGAGTGGAATGGACCTTGGTCTGACACATCACCTGAATGGACTGATAGAATGAAGCACAAGCTGAAGCACATTCCCCAG tcaAAAGACGGTATATTCTGGATGTCTTGGCAAGACTTTCAGATTCATTTTCGATCAATATATATTTGTCGTGTCTACCCACCGGAGATGCGCTATTCCGTTCATGGCCAATGGCGTGGTTACAGTGCCGGTGGCTGCCAAGATTATGAAACATGGCATCAAAATCCACAGTTCCGGTTGAGAGCTACTGGATCAGATGCATCATTTCCAATCCATGTGTTCATAACCTTAACTCAA GGTGTGGGATTCTCAAGAACTGCAGCTGGTTTTAGAAATTATCAATCCAGTCATGATTCAATGATGTTCTACATTGGGATGAGAATACTCAAAACCCGTGGACGTCGTGCTGCTTACAATATATACCTACATGAATCAGTTGGTGGAACGGACTATGTCAATTCTAGAGAAATATCATGCGAAATGGTTTTGGACCCGGATCCAAAGGGTTACACGATAGTGCCTACAACTATACACCCTGGGGAAGAAGCACCATTTGTTCTTTCTGTTTTCACGAAAGCATCAATAACCCTGGAAGCTTTATAG
- the LOC122291644 gene encoding uncharacterized protein LOC122291644 isoform X2 encodes MQTKSLSCTLSLSLLAACLVAENKSKAVKRVILNVTDFEFNCIEPIAFFLDLEFCCRGMEKEAKSQRGLTNNSAAEDFGLQWGNRKRLRCVKVKDQSLANISDCLGKKKITSRVDRRVVGTAEKDSVSPLAHRLNKNSDSPMNHRKAMVSSPEKEDRYYTTRGSLGLDENGKVLMDHAKEDRGHVWPKLFITLSSKEKEDDFLAMKGCKLPQRPKKRAKLIQKSLLLVSPGAWLSDLCQERYEVREKKASKKKPRGLKAMGSMESDSE; translated from the exons ATGCAAACGAAGTCTCTCTcttgtactctctctctctctctgttagcGGCTTGTTTGGTTGCAGAGAACAAATCGAAGGCCGTAAAACGAGTCATTTTAAATGTG ACTGATTTTGAGTTCAATTGCATCGAACCTATCGCGTTCTTCTTAGATCTTGAG TTTTGCTGCAGAGGGATGGAAAAGGAAGCCAAGAGTCAAAGAGGGCTTACCAACAATAGCGCTGCAGAGGACTTTGGGTTGCAATGGGGGAACCGAAAGAGGCTTAGATGTGTAAAAGTCAAAGACCAAAGCTTAGCCAACATATCGGACTGTTTagggaagaagaaaatcacGTCTCGTGTCGACCGCCGCGTGGTTGGCACTGCAGAGAAAGATTCGGTTTCTCCGCTGGCCCATCGACTCAACAA GAACTCCGACTCGCCAATGAATCATCGGAAGGCAATGGTTTCATCACCAGAGAAGGAAGATCGATATTACACAACAAGAGGTTCTTTGGGTTTGGATGAAAATGGGAAGGTTCTGATGGATCATGCAAAGGAGGACAGAGGGCATGTTTGGCCAAAGCTGTTTATCACATTGTCTAGCAAGGAAAAGGAGGATGATTTTTTGGCTATGAAAGGCTGCAAGCTTCCTCAGAGACCCAAAAAGAGGGCTAAGTTGATACAAAAAAGCTTACTT TTGGTCAGTCCAGGTGCATGGTTATCGGATCTGTGCCAAGAGAGATATGAAGTGAGGGAGAAAAAGGCTTCAAAGAAG AAACCCAGAGGATTGAAGGCTATGGGAAGCATGGAAAGTGATTCAGAATGA